DNA from Triticum aestivum cultivar Chinese Spring chromosome 7D, IWGSC CS RefSeq v2.1, whole genome shotgun sequence:
TGCATAGATAGTCCCTCCTAATCATCTTGTGTTCGTTTTCTGTCAAGATTCAGATCGAATTTCTGACATCAGAGACACGTATTCTGTTAATCAGGTGCTGAAGGTAAGATCAGGACACAAAAAACATATTGGACTTAATAATTAGCAGTTCCAATTTGATATACTGTGCGAAAACACTTATTATCCAGGAATCTAGCTTCATGTAAGCATGCAAAGTTGATTTTTTACATCCAATTTGACCTATTGCAGAAAAAATCAATCCTCTCCACTTGAAGGTAGGTGATGCACACAGATTTCTTCTTACCTTGCAAGCGCCGTTGGATGAAGACAGTAGGCATGATCATGGACAAACGCAGTGAGTGCTCAACCCATCTGTACATACGCTGCACTTTATGCCCCCCTGCCGCTGCCATCCTTATCTTGCCTCTCCTTGATCTGGCTCCTCACAGTGCCGTCTTGCTGTCCCTCCTCGGCTTGCCTCGATCTTGCAGGAGAGGACATTGTTTATTTGCGTAGGACTGTCGGGGGATAATTGGATCGAGTAGGAGTTGTTACGTGGAAGAGGAGTAGCTAGCTGGGCGATCCTTTGGCTAGGTGATGAGGAAGAAATTGACACGGCCGGCCGTTGTATGGGAGCACGGCCAGAGATGGACTTCGATAAGGTCTGCACCCAAATCAGAAAGTTTGGCCACCCTTAACAATATCCTCATCGGACATAACTTGGGGAAGGCGAAGGCGTACCCCCTACTATATAAGCTCCGCCACCCACGCCCCAAACAAATCACAACCAACCTTCCAAGTCGTTTGTTCCCCCGAGCAATCGAGTTGTGTTCCCGGCGATCGATCGATCTTGCTGAGCATCATGGTTTCCGCCGACGTGGCCCGCAACATCGTGGGCATCATTGGCAATGTCATCTCCTTCGGCCTCTTCCTCTCCCCTGTGTAAgccctctcctcctcttcctctcggCAATGTATTCATGGATGGAAGGTGGTTGCTAGGGCATGAATCTGACGCTCGTTTTCTGCTTGTGCGTACGCAGGCCGACGTTCTGGCGTATCTacaaggccaaggacgtggaggAGTTCAAGCCGGACCCCTACCTGGCGACGCTCATGAACTGCCTGCTCTGGTTCTTCTACGGGCTCCCTGTCGTCCACCCCAACAGCACCCTCGTCCTCACCATCAACGGCATCGGCCTCGTCATCGAGGGCGCCTACATCATCATGTTCATCATCTACGCGGCCAAGAACACAAGGGTACGTACGTGCAACCCTCCTAATGCCCCCTCATCCGGCCTACTGTCTCTTTTCGGCGTTAGTTTCTGTACAGAAGATCCTCCTGCATGCCCCTAACCCATGCCATGTGACTGTGCTGTGCGTGCAGTGGAAGATGCTCGGCGTGCTCGCCATCGAGGCGGCGTTCATGGCTGCCGTGGTGGCCGGTGTGCTCGTCGGCGCCCACACCCACGAGAAGCGCTCCATGATCGTAGGCATCCTCTGCGTCATCTTCGGCTCCATCATGTACGCCTCCCCGCTCACCATCATGGTACGTACACCACCCCAACTTATGGATCGTCGACCCGTGATTTTTGATAACCGCTTTAACTTGTTAGTTCAGGTGGCTAATTAATCTGCGTTGTGCACGTATGGTGTGGTAATGATGCGTTGTCTAGAAAAATACCTTCCTATAATTTATTTTTAAAGTTCTAGTAGATGCTTTTGGCACATCTCAATTTGTTAAGTAGTACACCTTGTTTGTTGTGATTCTGCTTGAAAATCTATGTCCATCTAAAAGATGCACCCACCTTTCATGTTTTAACGTTCGTGCCAAAACCCTGTTAAAAAGAAGTTCGAATTGAGTTGTTCACCTCTCACGCACCCAAGTTCTTCTACAATATGCTACATCATATATTTTTAATCAAAAAAGCCTACGGTTTATTTCTATCTCAAAGGTAAACTTCCTTTACAGGGTGAATTACTAGCTCAGGCTAATTGTTAATGACGGACGCTTTTACCAACTAACGAGTGTACTAAATACTAATATAACTCAAAAATTTAAGACGAAAGTAGTAATATTGTACTGCTTATTTGCAGGGTAAAGTGATCAGGACCAAGAGTGTGGAGTACATGCCATTCTTCCTGTCGCTGGTAAACTTCCTCAACGGTCTCTGCTGGACGGGCTATGCGCTCATCAAGTTTGACATCTACATCACGGTATGTACATAGACATTGGACAAAAAAAAGTCACAAACCCATCCAGACTTACAATCAAGAATTCCTCAGCGTGGTTCGATCTAACTGTTATGGCCTCTTTAAATTCTGTGCAGATCCCCAATGCCCTTGGTACAATCTTCGGCCTCGTCCAGCTGATCCTCTACGGGTACTACTACAGATCGACCCCCAAGAAGGGCAAGAACGTCGAACTGCCCACCATCCTCACCAAAAACGCCGTTACCAGTGGCAACGTCTCGGTCACCATTGAGAAATAAGCTTGGCGTGGTTTTTAGCCCTAAAGATTTTGAGTAGTTAATACCGGATGATACTTCAACAGGTCTGATGTTAATTAGTAGTACTTTTTGTTAGCTAGTATAGTCTGAGATTGCCTTTAATTTTGTGAACCATTGTCGTCTGTCCGAGACTACAGTGCAAATTGCAAGTGTATAATATAAATACCAATGCAGCTGAGTTATCCCAGAGATATATTATGACACCACGTATGCCTGCCTGTTTTCAATCTGCTCTTACGTGATGATTCAATTGATTTGTTAATTACAGTGtgtgatggctttgttaatttttTTTTTCAATATCCCCGATGTGTTTGTATTATGTTTCGGGCAAGGTCCTCTTctgttttctgcacaaaaacaaccaAAGGGCATCTTATTGGTGATGCAACTTGAACCTGGTGTGAGCGAAAATGAAACACAGACTTAACCTAATTACCGGTCTTTTCCCGTGAGGCTGCCTTGTTACCACATCGACCTTTTTTCTTGCGGGGAAGTATGACACTTTGAGTCCATGCTAGAAATATTTTTCTGAATCTTGTAACATGTTAATTGTTTGTCATATATATTTCATTAGTGTGTTTGATCGCATGGTGTCTACTATATAGACACACACTTTTTCGTCAAGAAAAATGAGTTGAGTATAGGAAGAGGCATGCTCAAATTAGATAGTCCACCAACTTGTGGCTGTAACTAATAAGAACCCAGACCTTTCCATT
Protein-coding regions in this window:
- the LOC123168107 gene encoding bidirectional sugar transporter SWEET6b, which gives rise to MVSADVARNIVGIIGNVISFGLFLSPVPTFWRIYKAKDVEEFKPDPYLATLMNCLLWFFYGLPVVHPNSTLVLTINGIGLVIEGAYIIMFIIYAAKNTRWKMLGVLAIEAAFMAAVVAGVLVGAHTHEKRSMIVGILCVIFGSIMYASPLTIMGKVIRTKSVEYMPFFLSLVNFLNGLCWTGYALIKFDIYITIPNALGTIFGLVQLILYGYYYRSTPKKGKNVELPTILTKNAVTSGNVSVTIEK